One genomic window of Thermodesulfobacteriota bacterium includes the following:
- the msrB gene encoding peptide-methionine (R)-S-oxide reductase MsrB, with protein sequence MKTIPFVAALLLAAAGAVEASGARAEAGQTAAATFAGGCFWCTEADFEKVPGVLEAVSGYAGGHVPNPTYQQVTAGATGHLEVVQVLYDPGRVSYSELLDVFWRHVDPTDPGGQFVDRGPQYRTAIFYHDAEQKRLAEQSRGALAASGRFRKPIVTEIVPLTAFYRAEDYHQDYYKTHSIRYRYYRWNSGRDQFLREVWGTKAPAEAASGKAGGAGAGKPPAEELRRRLTPLQYRVTQEDGTEPPFDNAYWNHKEPGIYVDVVSGEPLFSSLDKYDSGTGWPSFTQPLEPGNVVEHEDRSFFATRIEVRSRGADSHLGHVFPDGPPPTGLRYCINSAALRFVPAGELEREGYARYLPLFAGSR encoded by the coding sequence AGACCATACCATTTGTTGCCGCGCTGCTCCTCGCGGCCGCGGGGGCCGTCGAAGCGTCCGGCGCCCGGGCCGAGGCCGGGCAGACGGCGGCGGCTACGTTTGCCGGGGGGTGCTTCTGGTGCACGGAGGCCGATTTCGAGAAGGTTCCCGGGGTGCTGGAGGCGGTGTCCGGGTACGCGGGGGGGCACGTTCCCAATCCCACCTACCAGCAAGTGACCGCGGGCGCGACCGGGCACCTGGAGGTGGTGCAGGTGCTCTACGATCCCGGGCGGGTGAGCTACTCCGAGCTCCTGGACGTGTTCTGGCGGCACGTGGACCCCACGGACCCCGGTGGGCAGTTCGTGGACCGGGGTCCCCAGTACCGCACGGCCATCTTCTACCACGATGCCGAGCAGAAGCGCCTGGCGGAGCAGTCTCGCGGGGCCCTGGCCGCGTCGGGCCGGTTCCGCAAGCCCATCGTCACCGAGATCGTACCCCTGACGGCGTTCTACCGTGCGGAGGACTACCACCAGGACTACTACAAGACCCACTCCATCCGGTACCGGTACTACCGCTGGAACTCGGGCCGCGATCAGTTCCTGCGGGAGGTCTGGGGCACGAAGGCCCCCGCCGAGGCCGCGAGCGGGAAGGCCGGCGGAGCCGGGGCGGGGAAGCCCCCGGCCGAGGAGCTGCGGCGGCGCCTGACGCCGCTCCAGTACCGGGTGACCCAGGAGGACGGCACCGAACCCCCCTTCGACAACGCCTACTGGAACCACAAGGAGCCTGGGATCTACGTGGACGTCGTCTCGGGCGAGCCGCTCTTCAGCTCGCTGGACAAGTACGACTCGGGCACGGGGTGGCCGAGCTTCACCCAGCCCCTGGAGCCGGGAAACGTGGTGGAGCACGAAGACCGCAGCTTCTTCGCGACGCGCATCGAGGTGCGAAGCCGGGGCGCGGACTCCCACCTGGGCCACGTCTTCCCAGACGGTCCGCCCCCCACCGGCCTGCGCTACTGCATCAACTCGGCGGCGCTGCGGTTTGTTCCCGCCGGGGAGCTGGAACGGGAGGGCTACGCCCGGTACCTCCCGCTCTTCGCGGGGAGCCGGTAG